In Trifolium pratense cultivar HEN17-A07 linkage group LG7, ARS_RC_1.1, whole genome shotgun sequence, a genomic segment contains:
- the LOC123900124 gene encoding protein PHOTOPERIOD-INDEPENDENT EARLY FLOWERING 1 isoform X2: protein MASKGPRSKVDPEYKAKRQKAVEAPREPRRPKTHWDHVLEEMVWLSKDFESERKWKLAQAKKVSLKASKGMLDQATRGEKKMKEEEQRLRKVALNISKDVKKFWTKIEKLVLYKHQMELDEKKKKALDKQLEFLLGQTERYSTMLAENLVDAHTPAEKISAEHHMSIQCKDIDGDIINEPKEANVEYQSDAPDHDEEYDVQSDDVSDDDEQTLEEDEALITKEERQEELAALQNEMDLPIEELLKRYAGDKGESAKHESSPECSEDGGNVVRTGDAVDQEELLSENGDHISIRKIGTNDSSMVPGRRCDDSNGDAATPTNNQSQNGDHQSENLKEVPTETAKENVPFDFSDEEEDGDFLSGTEDKDDETTLSEEEKLDRVDAIDPKDEIALLQKESDMPVEELLARYKKDLSDDEDQEDESDYASASSEDHQNSSVHDDAEQKDPAVSVDEDMKSGEQLATIQTQAEEQGEAPCENSEERESEDIIADAAAAARSAQPTGNTFSTTKVRTKSPFLLKYTLREYQHIGLDWLVTMYEKKLNGILADEMGLGKTIMTIALLAHLACEKGIWGPHLIVVPTSVMLNWETEFLKWCPAFKILTYFGSAKERKHKRQGWLKPNSFHVCITTYRLVIQDSKVFKRKKWKYLILDEAHLIKNWKSQRWQTLLNFNSKRRILLTGTPLQNDLMELWSLMHFLMPHVFQSHQEFKDWFSNPISGMVEGEEKVNKEVVDRLHNVLRPFLLRRLKRDVEKQLPMKVEHVIYCRLSKRQRNLYEDFIASSETQATLANANFFGMIGVIMQLRKVCNHPDLFEGRPIVSSFDMCRIDIQLSSSICSMLLPSSFSTVDLEGLGLLFTHLDYGMTSWESDEVQAIETPATLIMERTDMADLEVIKPGLKCQKKPHGTNIFEEIQRAIWEERIREAKERAEAIAWWNSLRCKKRPIYSTTLRDFVTIRHPVYDIHQKKANPVSYLFPSKLADIVLSPVERFQRMIDVVESFMFAIPAARASPPVCWCSKSETTVFLKPSYKQRCSDILSPLLSPIRPAIVRRQVYFPDRRLIQFDCGKLQELAILLRKLKSEGHRALIFTQMTKMLDILEAFINLYGYTYMRLDGSTQPEERQTLMQRFNTNPKFFLFILSTRSGGVGINLVGADTVIFYDSDWNPAMDQQAQDRCHRIGQTREVHIYRLISESTIEENILKKAKQKRALDDLVIQSGGYNTEFFKKLDPMELFSGHQTLSIKDTQKEKNQNSGEVSVTNADVEAALKHVEDEADYMALKKVELEEAVDNQEFTEEASGRLEEDEYVNEDDDPQELGDSVSTLSKENTLMLNGADLMEDKPPSIVAKEDDVDMLEDVKQMAEAAAAAGQALSAFENELRPIDRYAIRFLEMWDPIIDKAALESEVRIEDTEWELDRIERYKEEMEAEIDEDEEPLVYESWDADFATTAYRQQVEALAQHQLMEELEYEAKLKEEAEEEKNRTPAPSVSKPKPKKKPKKAKFKSLKKGSLTTGLRTVKDELRAVPMAIDDDVATSLDFVSPSSSTHKKRKKSKLTTDGEEEKRFKKSKKYKRDPHDIYDSDLDSNSLDMQQDDHAESDPCKSLVVLEPKTVGRSKMGGKISITPMPVKRVFMIKSEKLKKGNIWYKDCIPSADFWLPQEDAVLCAVVHEYGPNWSFVSEILHNMTAGGAYRGIYRHPVHCCERFRELFQKYVLFSMDNANHEKINNTCSGKALKVTEDNIRMLLDVASEQANRELLLQKHFFALLSTVWKAAHVDRRQNLHATCNGLYFDQSFFSSIGQHSQNPLNKPSERMTFANSAQSKMLLAAALDDFGSRPENDKIVLSNQGKDMLVTEDQVDITLEFPKEESDSLSSFPSVIKLSIKGDEAPPSLNKHTRSHHLKHCSAAAENRFREVAKACEEDSSRWASSAFPTNDARSRPGSRVQSSGKQRSSISDVIKPSRSKTKRPSVDSSELHRHQTGPLFPPMPSLQEPTLDLPSSTVDNFGFDMESDFPFDLNGESSLEREDFGLVPHDYIAELISGLDDCTTFPEYTDIR from the exons ATGGCGTCTAAAGGTCCAAGGTCTAAGGTTGATCCTGAGTATAAAGCTAAACGGCAAAAG GCTGTTGAAGCTCCACGGGAGCCTAGACGACCCAAAACTCATTGGGACCATGTCTTAGAAGAGATGGTGTGGCTATCAAAG GACTTTGAGTCAGAGAGGAAATGGAAATTAGCTCAGGCGAAGAAAGTTTCTTTAAAAGCCAGCAAAGGCATGTTAGATCAGGCTACAAGAGGTGAAAAGAAGATGAAG GAAGAAGAGCAGCGGTTAAGAAAAGTTGCACTAAATATTTCCAAGGATGTTAAGAAATTTTGGACAAAAATAGAAAAGCTG GTTCTTTACAAGCATCAAATGGAACTCGacgagaagaagaaaaaggcaCTGGACAAACAGCTTGAGTTTCTTTTAGGTCAAACTGAGAG ATATTCAACTATGTTGGCCGAGAATCTTGTGGATGCTCATACACCAGCAGAGAAAATTTCTGCAGAGCATCACATGAGTATTCAATGCAAAGATATAGACGGAGATATTATCAATGAACCTAAGGAAGCCAATGTTG AGTATCAATCCGATGCACCTGATCACGATGAAGAATATGATGTACAATCTGATGATGTATCG GATGATGACGAGCAAACCCTCGAGGAGGATGAGGCTCTTATAACTAAAGAAGAAAGGCAAGAGGAATTGGCAGCTTTGCAAAATGAAATGGATCTTCCAATTGAGGAGTTACTCAAACGTTATGCTGGAGATAAAG GAGAATCGGCAAAGCATGAAAGTAGTCCAGAGTGTAGTGAAGATGGTGGAAATGTAGTTAGAACTGGTGATGCTGTTGATCAGGAAGAACTATTATCAG AAAATGGAGATCATATATCTATCAGAAAAATAGGTACAAACGACTCCAGCATGGTCCCTGGTCGACGTTGT GATGACAGTAACGGTGATGCAGCTACACCAACAAACAATCAATCTCAAAATGGCGACCATCAATCTGAAAATCTTAAAGAGGTTCCTACTGAGACGGCCAAAGAAAATGTTCCATTTGATTTTTCTGACGAAGAG GAAGACGGTGACTTTTTGTCTGGCACAGAGGATAAG GATGATGAAACAACCTTATCTGAGGAAGAAAAACTGGACAGAGTTGATGCAATTGATCCAAAGGATGAG ATTGCATTACTACAAAAAGAGAGTGACATGCCGGTTGAGGAACTGCTTGCAAGGTATAAAAAG GACCTGAGTGATGATGAGGATCAGGAAGATGAGTCAGATTATGCTTCTGCTTCATCAGAAGACCATCAGAACTCATCAGTCCATGATGATGCTGAGCAGAAGGATCCGGCTGTTTCTGTGGATGAAGATATGAAGTCCGGTGAGCAACTGGCTACCATACAGACGCAGGCAGAAGAACAGGGGGAAGCACCATGTGAAAATTCAGAGGAAAGAGAAAGTGAGGATATAATTGCTGATGCAGCTGCTGCTGCAAGATCAGCACAACCAACTGGAAACACCTTCTCCACAACTAAAGTGCGTACAAAATCCCCCTTTCTACTCAAGTACACTCTTCGTGAATATCAACATATTGGATTGGATTGGCTCGTCACAATGTATGAAAAAAAGCTGAATGGAATTTTGGCGGATGAAATGGGGCTTGGAAAAACTATTATGACTATAGCTTTGCTTGCACATCTTGCCTGTGAAAAGGGAATTTGGGGTCCACATCTAATTGTGGTCCCAACTAGTGTGATGCTTAACTGGGAGACTGAATTTCTGAAATGGTGTCCTGCGTTTAAAATTTTGACATATTTTGGAAGCGCAAAGGAGCGAAAACATAAAAGACAAGGATGGTTAAAACCAAACTCATTTCATGTATGCATAACAACTTATAGATTGGTTATTCAGGATTCCAAAGTTTTCAAGCGCAAAAAGTGGAAATACTTGATCTTAGATGAGGCACACCTCATTAAAAACTGGAAATCACAAAGGTGGCAGACACTGCTGAATTTCAATTCTAAACGACGGATTCTGTTGACTGGTACACCGCTACAGAATGATCTCATGGAACTATGGTCTCTCATGCATTTCTTGATGCCCCATGTTTTCCAGTCACACCAAGAGTTTAAGGATTGGTTTAGTAATCCTATATCTGGGATGGTGGAGGGAGAGGAAAAAGTTAATAAAGAGGTTGTTGATCGCCTGCATAATGTCCTTCGTCCATTCTTACTCCGTCGATTAAAGAGAGATGTAGAAAAGCAACTTCCCATGAAAGTTGAGCATGTCATATACTGTAGGCTGTCAAAGAGGCAGAGAAATTTGTACGAGGATTTTATTGCTAGCTCAGAGACTCAAGCTACTCTTGCAAATGCCAATTTTTTTGGGATGATTGGTGTTATCATGCAACTTCGCAAGGTTTGTAATCATCCTGACCTATTTGAGGGTCGTCCAATCGTCAGTTCTTTTGATATGTGTCGGATTGATATTCAGTTAAGTTCTTCTATTTGCTCCATGCTCTTGCCTAGCTCCTTTTCGACAGTTGACTTAGAAGGGTTGGGTCTTTTATTTACTCATCTTGATTATGGCATGACTTCTTGGGAGAGTGATGAAGTGCAAGCCATTGAGACCCCTGCTACTTTAATTATGGAACGCACTGATATGGCTGACCTGGAAGTAATTAAGCCTGGACTGAAATGTCAGAAAAAGCCTCATGGAACAAACATTTTCGAAGAGATTCAAAGGGCAATTTGGGAGGAGAGGATAAGAGAGGCAAAGGAACGTGCGGAAGCTATTGCATGGTGGAACTCCTTGAGGTGTAAAAAAAGACCCATCTACTCAACGACTCTAAGGGACTTTGTTACCATAAGGCATCCTGTATATGATATTCATCAAAAGAAGGCAAACCCTGTTTCATACTTGTTCCCATCAAAACTGGCAGACATTGTTCTCTCTCCAGTTGAACGATTTCAAAGGATGATTGACGTGGTTGAAAGTTTCATGTTTGCAATTCCTGCTGCCCGAGCATCCCCTCCTGTTTGCTGGTGCAGTAAAAGCGAGACAACTGTGTTTCTGAAGCCATCTTACAAGCAGCGATGCTCTGATATTCTGTCTCCACTATTGTCACCAATCAGGCCCGCAATTGTTCGTCGGCAAGTATATTTCCCAGATAGGCGACTTATACAATTCGACTGTGGAAAATTGCAGGAGCTAGCAATTTTGCTGAGGAAATTAAAATCAGAAGGTCACCGAGCTCTGATATTCACTCAGATGACTAAGATGCTTGACATATTAGAAGCGTTCATTAATTTGTATGGTTATACTTACATGCGGTTAGATGGATCAACCCAACCAGAGGAGAGGCAGACATTAATGCAGCGTTTTAACACAAACcccaaattttttcttttcatcttgTCAACTCGCAGTGGGGGTGTTGGTATCAATCTAGTTGGAGCTGACAcggttattttttatgatagtGACTGGAATCCTGCTATGGATCAACAGGCTCAAGATCGGTGCCACAGAATTGGCCAGACACGTGAAGTGCATATATATCGATTGATTAGTGAAAGCACCATTGAGGAGAATATTTTGAAGAAAGCAAAGCAAAAGCGAGCGCTTGATGATTTAGTTATACAAAGTGGGGGATATAATACTGAGTTCTTTAAGAAGCTTGATCCTATGGAACTGTTTTCAGGTCATCAAACACTTTCAATTAAAGACACGCAGAAGGAGAAAAACCAGAACAGTGGAGAAGTTTCTGTAACTAATGCAGATGTGGAAGCTGCATTAAAACATGTAGAAGATGAGGCAGATTATATGGCACTAAAGAAAGTTGAACTGGAAGAAGCTGTGGATAATCAGGAATTCACAGAAGAAGCCAGTGGGAGACTTGAAGAGGATGAGTATGTAAATGAGGATGATGACCCTCAAGAATTAGGTGACTCTGTTTCCACTTTGAGTAAAGAGAATACATTAATGCTAAATGGAGCTGATCTTATGGAAGATAAACCCCCCTCTATTGTTGCCAAAGAAGATGATGTTGACATGCTGGAAGATGTGAAACAGATGGCAGAAGCTGCAGCTGCAGCAGGACAGGCTTTATCAGCCTTTGAAAATGAGCTACGCCCTATTGATCGATATGCCATTCGTTTTCTAGAGATGTGGGATCCAATTATAGATAAAGCAGCCTTGGAATCTGAAGTCAGGATTGAGGACACTGAATGGGAATTGGATCGCATCGAAAGGTATAAGGAGGAGATGGAGGCCGAAATTGACGAAGATGAAGAGCCTCTTGTATATGAAA GCTGGGATGCAGATTTTGCAACAACGGCTTATCGACAGCAAGTAGAAGCCTTGGCTCAACATCAG TTAATGGAGGAACTTGAATATGAAGCTAAACTGAAAGAGGAagctgaagaagaaaaaaa CAGGACTCCGGCACCAAGTGTTTCAAAGCCCAAGCCTAAAAAGAAACCCAAGAAAGCAAAGTTCAAATCTCTGAAGAAAGGATCTTTAACCACTGGCTTAAGAACTGTGAAAGACGAGCTACGAGCAGTGCCAATGGCCATAGATGATGATGTTGCCACTAGCCTTGATTTTGTGTCTCCAAGTTCGAGTACACATAAAAAGCGTAAGAAGTCTAAATTAACAACTGATGgtgaagaagaaaagagattTAAGAAGTCCAAAAAGTACAAGAGGGATCCTCATGACATTTATGATTCAGATTTAGACTCCAACTCATTAGATATGCAGCAGGATGATCATGCAGAATCAGATCCATGTAAAAGTCTGGTTGTGTTGGAACCGAAAACAGTTGGCAGGAGTAAGATGGGAGGAAAAATATCCATCACTCCAATGCCTGTGAAACGGGTCTTTATGATAAAATCAGAAAAATTGAAGAAGGGAAATATTTGGTACAAAGATTGTATTCCATCAGCTGATTTTTGGCTGCCTCAGGAGGATGCAGTATTGTGTGCAGTTGTTCATGAATATGGTCCTAACTGGAGCTTTGTTAGTGAAATACTTCATAACATGACTGCTGGTGGGGCATATAGGGGGATATATCGTCATCCTGTCCATTGCTGTGAGAGGTTCAGAGAATTATTCCAAAAATACGTCTTGTTCTCTATGGATAATGCAAATCATGAGAAAATCAACAATACATGCTCTGGAAAGGCTCTTAAAGTAACAGAG GATAACATTCGAATGTTGTTAGATGTTGCTTCTGAGCAGGCAAATAGAGAGTTATTACTGCAGAAACACTTTTTTGCATTGCTTTCTACTGTCTGGAAAGCGGCACATGTTGACCGTAGACAAAATCTACACGCCACTTGCAACGGTCTCTATTTCGACCAGAGTTTCTTCTCTTCAATTGGCCAGCATTCACAAAATCCCCTGAACAAACCCTCTGAAAGGATGACATTTGCTAATTCGGCCCAGAGCAAAATGTTATTGGCAGCTGCACTGGATGACTTTGGAAGTAGGCCAGAGAATGACAAAATAGTCCTCTCTAACCAGGGTAAAGATATGCTGGTGACTGAAGATCAGGTGGATATAACTCTGGAGTTCCCGAAAGAGGAAAGTGATTCATTATCCTCATTTCCATCTGTTATAAAGTTATCAATAAAAGGGGATGAAGCACCACCTTCTTTAAATAAGCACACAAGAAGTCATCATCTTAAACATTGTTCCGCTGCTGCTGAGAATCGTTTCAG GGAGGTAGCAAAAGCTTGTGAAGAAGACAGTTCTCGATGGGCTTCATCAGCATTCCCAACAAATGATGCAAGGTCTCGACCTGGATCCAGGGTACAATCTTCTGGAAAGCAAAGGTCTTCCATCTCGGACGTTATTAAGCCATCTAGATCAAAGACCAAAAGACCTTCAGTGGATTCTAGTGAATTGCACCGCCATCAGACTGGTCCGTTATTCCCGCCAATGCCGTCGCTTCAGGAACCGACTTTGGATCTCCCTTCATCTACTGTGGACAATTTTGGATTTGACATGGAGAGCGATTTTCCCTTTGATTTGAATGGGGAAAGTTCACTGGAAAGGGAGGATTTTGGATTGGTCCCACATGATTATATAGCTGAGTTAATCTCAGGGCTTGATGATTGTACTACATTCCCTGAATATACTGATATTAGATAA